From the genome of uncultured Methanobacterium sp.:
TCCATACACATATAATTCATGGTTTTATGGAGGAGCCTTTGGTGAAGTTGTGAAGGCTCCACTGCAAAGACCCCTTAGTTACCTTTTAATACCTTTAAGTGTCGATATAAGAAGGTTAACCTTGTAAATAGTTTATCAACCTTTAATGAATTCCAATTATTATTATACATACAAATACATATAACATGAAAACTAATCGGCATATATAAAATAATGTAGATTTTTTTAAATAAAGGAAATTTGTAAGGAAATTTGTCAAGCAACACAATTTAGGTGTCAAATATGAAGGGCAGTCAAGCCATAATTAAGTCACTAACCGATGAGGGAGTGGACGTAGTCTTCGGATATCCTGGAGGAGTCCTACTCCCCCTGTACGATGTAATCTACGATTCAGACCTCAAACACATACTGGTAAGGCACGAACAGTGCGCAGCCCATGCAGCAGATGGTTACGCTCGGGCTTCTGGTAAAGTAGGTGTATGCATAGGCACTTCCGGTCCTGGAGCTACCAACCTGATAACCGGTATTGCCACAGCTTACATGGATTCTGCACCAGTAGTGGCCCTGGCAGGGCAGGTTGGCACCTCCTTAATTGGTAATGATGCATTTCAGGAAGTGGACACCATAGGCATAACCATGCCCATTAGCAAACACAATTTCCAGGCTATGGAATCATCAGAAATACCCCCAATGATAAGATCATCATTTTACATAGCTCGAACTGGTAGACCCGGTCCAGTGGTGGTTGATTTGCCTAAAGATGTCCAGGAAGGAGAGCTTGATTATCCTGAAAACATAACCATTGACCTGCCAGGTTATAAACCCACCAAAAAAGGACATCCACTGCAGGTTAAAAAAGCCGCAGAACTGATATTAAAATCTAAAAAACCAGTTATTCTTGCAGGAGGGGGTGTGATCCTTTCAGGTTCATCTCCCGAGCTACAGCACCTATCAGAAATAATTGGGGCGCCAGTAACCACCAGTTTGATGGGTAAAGGATGTTTCCCTGAAGATCATCCACTATCACTGGGAATGCTGGGAATGCACGGCCGTGTAGCATCCAACATGTTGGTAGATGAATGTGACTGCCTCATTGCAGTAGGTTGTCGGTTTTCAGACCGTACCACAGGAGATGTGAATAAATTCGCACCTAACGCTAAAATAATTCACATTGACGTTGATCCTGCCGAGATTGGGAAGAATATAGATGTAGCTGTGCCCATTGTGGGTGATGCCAAGATCATCCTATCCCACTTATTACGGATCATGTCCCAGACACAGGGCACTAACAATCATGACTGGACCGATTACGTTAGAACCTTCCGTGCCAGTTGTATGCCCCGTCTTTCATTTGATGACATGCCTCTTAAACCACAGCAGGTTATAAAAGAGATTTCAGAGGCAGTTACTGATGATACCATAATTACCACTGATGTTGGTCAGAACCAGATGTGGATGGCCCATTATTTCACCTCCAGAAATCCAAGGAAGTTCATATCATCGGGAGGCCTGGGAACCATGGGATTCGGTTTCCCTGCGGCCATGGGAGCCAAAGTAGCCATGCCAGATAATGACGTGGTGGCAGTTTGCGGAGACGGTGGATTCTTAATGGTCTGCCAGGACCTGGCAACGGTTAAGGAATATGACATTCCAGTGGTGGTCTGTGTCCTGGACAACCGTTATCTGGGAATGGTGGCCCAGTGGCAGAAACTGTTCTACGATGAGAGAATCTCACAGACCAAACTCAATGCCATGCCGGACTTTGTTAAACTGGCCGAAGCATTCGGAGTGAACGCTCACCGTGTGGAACGTCCCGGTGAGATGAAAGAAACACTTAAAAACGCCTTGAATTCTGGAGAACCAACTTTAATTGATGTGATGATCGATCCAAATGAGATCTTACCTATGGTACCCCCAGGATGCGGTCTCACCGAGATCGTTGGCGAATACCAGGTTGAAAGGGAAAATCCAGGTGAGATAAACTACCGACCTTCTGCCCAGGAAACTGGAGGTGATTAGAATGGACGAACAGAGAAGCCATATAATCAGTGCCATAGTACTGCACCGACCCGGTGTCCTTCAGCGTGTTGCTGGCCTGTTCACCCGTAGAGGGTTCAACATCGACAGTATCACTGTAGGACCCTCAGAACAGGATGGACTGGCCCGTATGACCATCATCTCCAGGGGTGATGATAAAATACTGGAACAGATCACCAAACAACTGAATAAGATCATCGAGGTAATTAAGGTCCGAGATCTGGATGCAGAGGGAACTGTAATCCGGGAGCTGTGTCTCATCAAGACCCATGCCACATCAGAAAGAGCTCGTTCTGAGATCATTCAGTACGCCAAGATATTCAGGGGCAGAATCGTTGATGCAGGACCCGAAAATCTCACTCTGGAGATCACCGGAACACCTGAAAAAATCGACGCACTCATTGACCTTTTAAGAGGCTTTGGTATCAAAGAAATCTCCAGAACTGGACCAACCGCCATATCAAGGGGTTCAAAAACAATATAAAAACTATTGATCTTTAACCCCCTTATTTTTTTATTTTAAAATTAAAGCAACCCCCCTAATTACACCTTAAATATTGTTAATCCCTAAAAATAGGGTGTTTTTAGGAGGTAAAAGAGTTTAAAGTACCTTAATTCAACTCAGGGCAAACTTTATTAATAAAACTCCATCAATATTAGACATATAAAAAAAACCTAAGAAAAAAAATTTCTTATATGCCCTTCGTGGTATTTCTTTTGAATTTTAAAAGAGGTGACCCCATATGAAGATTTATTATGAAAAAGACGTGGATATAGACGTACTTAAGGATAAAACCATAGCAGTTATTGGATACGGAAGTCAAGGAATGGCTCAGGCCAGGAACATGGCCGAAAGTGGACTGAATGTTGTGGTCGGACTCCGAAAAGGAGGAAAATCCTGGAAAATCGCAGCTGATCATGGTATGAATGTTTTAACCGTTGAAGAAGCTGCAGAAGTGGCTGATGTTATTCACGTGCTCATTCCTGATGAAATACAGGCAGATGTCTATGAAAAATCAATCAAACCTGGTCTGAAAGAAGGTAACACCCTCAGTTTCTCCCACGGATACAACATACACTACCAGTACATAAAACCACCAGCCAATGTTAACGTTACCATGATCGCTCCTAAAGGTCCTGGTTCCACAGTCCGTGGACAGTACGTTGATGGATTCGGTGTTCCTGGCCTGGTGGCAGTCCAACAGGATTACACTGGCAATGCTCAGCAGGTGGCCCTGGCCATGGGACAGGGAAGCGGCCTAACCCGTGCCGGAGTCCTTGAAACCACCTTTAAAGAAGAAACTGAAACTGATCTGTTTGGTGAACAGGCAGTCCTCTGTGGAGGAGTCACTGAACTCATAAAAGCAGGATTCCAGACCTTGGTGGAAGCTGGTTACCAGCCAGAAGTTGCTTACTTTGAAACCTGTCACGAAGTCAAACTCATTGTTGACCTCATATACAAGAAAGGATTCGCTGGAATGTGGAATGACGTGAGTAACACTGCAGAATTTGGAGGATTAACCCGAAGGGACAGGGTTATAACTGAAGAATCCCGTAAGGAAATGAAAGAAATCCTGAAAGAAATCCAGAACGGTAAATTCGCCAAAGAATGGGCCCTTGAAAACCAGGCAGGCAACCCTCAACTCAACAGAATGAGGGCCATAGAAGACGAACTGGAAATTGAAAAACGGGGCAAAAAGCTCAGGAAACTCTGTGGACTGGAAGAATAATTCTTTTCCACCCTTTTTTTATTTGAAAACAGGATTTTATCTAATAATTTTATTCAGATTACCTTATCTGATGACTTTATCAGTTTAGTTTATCTAATAACTTATCTAAATGGTTATTATTTAAATCATCAAAATTACTAATATAACATACTCCTCTTTCACTAATACTGATCTTACCCCGGGTGAACTAAAAATGGTATTTGTAGGAATGGATCACGGAACCACAGGTGTTTCTTTTACAGTTTTAGGACCAGAACCAGAACATCTCAAGATAGGACGGGATGAACTCTCCGCTGGTGAGGTTTCCGCAATGGAAGAACTTTCCAGAATAGTTGATCTGGATTCAATCCAGCTGATGGCCATTACCTACGCCATGGGCGACGGTATCAGCAAAATAACACCCCTGGAACAGGTTAAAAATAGAGGTATTCTCTCCATTGAAGGAGCAGGGAAGGTAACCGGCGGTGGTACCGCTGTTTATGAGGAAATTCAAAATTCAGGAATTCCCACTGTTTTAATACCTGGACTGCACCAGAACACCCCTTCCATGGATCCGAGGTTCAAAGCTGCATATTCTCATCACGCCAGTGCAGAAAAGGTGAGTATATGTTACAACGCCCATCTGGAAACAAGCTATGAGAACTTCATTGTATCGGATATCAGCTCCAACACCGTGAGCCTTCTCCTGGAAAATGGGAAAATCATGGGGGCGGTGGATGCCTGTCTTGGTTCCATGGGTATTGTTCACGGGCCACTGGACTTGAAGATGATACGTGATGTTGATGAAGGATTACGCACTGCTAACCAGTGTTTTTCCCATGCAGGTGCCGTTAAAGTGGCAGGTATAGATGAGAAGGTGGCCCATGCCAAGGACGTTCTTCTGGAAAGGTACCAGGAAGGAGACCCCCAGGCCGAGCTGGCCCTGGAGACCATGCTCATGACCATTGTCATGGAAATATGGGGACTGGTGGGAATCGCCAACAATGAAATGGAAGGAGTTGTACTCACGGGTTCTGTGGGATCCATGCAGGAACCCTTTGATTTTTTCGGTTCACTGCAGGATGAAGTGGGAGACATTGGAGAAGTGGTAATGTTGCCCCCGACCTCTGGTTCAGTAGGAAGCGCTCAGATTGCTAAGGCTGTTTTTGAAGGTGCGGATGATATACTGGGAATTGAAGTACATTCCAAACCCGAATAGTGACTTTTTCAACTTTTAACCCCTAAAATAAGATCCTCTAAAAATAAGATAATAATCCCTAAAAATTAGTCTACTGTAGAAATATTTTCACTGTAACTTGTTTGTTCCAGAGGGATATGCACCCCATTTTATTTC
Proteins encoded in this window:
- a CDS encoding acetolactate synthase large subunit produces the protein MKGSQAIIKSLTDEGVDVVFGYPGGVLLPLYDVIYDSDLKHILVRHEQCAAHAADGYARASGKVGVCIGTSGPGATNLITGIATAYMDSAPVVALAGQVGTSLIGNDAFQEVDTIGITMPISKHNFQAMESSEIPPMIRSSFYIARTGRPGPVVVDLPKDVQEGELDYPENITIDLPGYKPTKKGHPLQVKKAAELILKSKKPVILAGGGVILSGSSPELQHLSEIIGAPVTTSLMGKGCFPEDHPLSLGMLGMHGRVASNMLVDECDCLIAVGCRFSDRTTGDVNKFAPNAKIIHIDVDPAEIGKNIDVAVPIVGDAKIILSHLLRIMSQTQGTNNHDWTDYVRTFRASCMPRLSFDDMPLKPQQVIKEISEAVTDDTIITTDVGQNQMWMAHYFTSRNPRKFISSGGLGTMGFGFPAAMGAKVAMPDNDVVAVCGDGGFLMVCQDLATVKEYDIPVVVCVLDNRYLGMVAQWQKLFYDERISQTKLNAMPDFVKLAEAFGVNAHRVERPGEMKETLKNALNSGEPTLIDVMIDPNEILPMVPPGCGLTEIVGEYQVERENPGEINYRPSAQETGGD
- the ilvN gene encoding acetolactate synthase small subunit, with the protein product MDEQRSHIISAIVLHRPGVLQRVAGLFTRRGFNIDSITVGPSEQDGLARMTIISRGDDKILEQITKQLNKIIEVIKVRDLDAEGTVIRELCLIKTHATSERARSEIIQYAKIFRGRIVDAGPENLTLEITGTPEKIDALIDLLRGFGIKEISRTGPTAISRGSKTI
- the ilvC gene encoding ketol-acid reductoisomerase, which produces MKIYYEKDVDIDVLKDKTIAVIGYGSQGMAQARNMAESGLNVVVGLRKGGKSWKIAADHGMNVLTVEEAAEVADVIHVLIPDEIQADVYEKSIKPGLKEGNTLSFSHGYNIHYQYIKPPANVNVTMIAPKGPGSTVRGQYVDGFGVPGLVAVQQDYTGNAQQVALAMGQGSGLTRAGVLETTFKEETETDLFGEQAVLCGGVTELIKAGFQTLVEAGYQPEVAYFETCHEVKLIVDLIYKKGFAGMWNDVSNTAEFGGLTRRDRVITEESRKEMKEILKEIQNGKFAKEWALENQAGNPQLNRMRAIEDELEIEKRGKKLRKLCGLEE
- a CDS encoding methanogenesis marker 12 protein; translated protein: MVFVGMDHGTTGVSFTVLGPEPEHLKIGRDELSAGEVSAMEELSRIVDLDSIQLMAITYAMGDGISKITPLEQVKNRGILSIEGAGKVTGGGTAVYEEIQNSGIPTVLIPGLHQNTPSMDPRFKAAYSHHASAEKVSICYNAHLETSYENFIVSDISSNTVSLLLENGKIMGAVDACLGSMGIVHGPLDLKMIRDVDEGLRTANQCFSHAGAVKVAGIDEKVAHAKDVLLERYQEGDPQAELALETMLMTIVMEIWGLVGIANNEMEGVVLTGSVGSMQEPFDFFGSLQDEVGDIGEVVMLPPTSGSVGSAQIAKAVFEGADDILGIEVHSKPE